One stretch of Candidatus Dormiibacterota bacterium DNA includes these proteins:
- a CDS encoding heme-copper oxidase subunit III → MKNHLLSDRETAHPPAIANHRVATLVFLMAGTMLFAGLVGGYLVLRYASPAWPSPGMPRLPVRLAGFNTVVIALSSLALHRAVRALRSLDARGLRRWLVVAAALGVLFLGLQAAQWTLLVRGGLSFTGTTYGTTFYMLTGVHAAHALSGVVWLLVIALRQRELWVPDSRQRKIEVCALYWHFVGLIWFGLYVLLYLI, encoded by the coding sequence ATGAAAAACCATCTCCTTTCCGACCGGGAGACCGCTCATCCCCCGGCGATCGCCAATCACCGCGTCGCCACTCTCGTCTTCCTGATGGCGGGAACGATGCTGTTCGCCGGGCTCGTCGGCGGCTACCTCGTCCTGCGCTATGCGAGCCCCGCCTGGCCGAGCCCCGGGATGCCCCGGCTGCCGGTCCGGCTGGCCGGGTTCAACACGGTCGTCATCGCTCTGTCGAGCCTGGCCTTGCACCGGGCTGTCCGGGCGCTGCGCTCGCTCGACGCGCGCGGACTCCGACGCTGGCTGGTCGTCGCCGCCGCCCTCGGGGTCCTGTTCCTCGGGCTTCAGGCGGCCCAGTGGACCCTGCTCGTGCGCGGCGGCCTGTCGTTCACCGGAACGACGTACGGGACGACCTTTTACATGCTGACCGGCGTGCACGCCGCGCACGCCCTGTCCGGTGTCGTCTGGTTGCTGGTGATCGCCCTGAGACAGAGAGAGCTGTGGGTCCCGGACAGCAGGCAGCGGAAGATCGAGGTCTGCGCGCTCTACTGGCACTTCGTGGGACTGATCTGGTTCGGCCTGTATGTCCTGCTGTATCTTATATAG
- the cyoE gene encoding heme o synthase has translation MSASYEAARPFSRIGARERAADFLELTKPRVTSLVLVTTLVGFYLGSKGPLDIVLLLNTLLGTALVAAGTSALNQYVERQEDGRMLRTRLRPLPAGRLDPGHALLFAAVISVAGLLHLVLTVNLMTAGLAALTLLSYVFVYTPLKRITTLCTLVGAIPGALPPLGGWTAAHGDVAAGGVALFAILFVWQLPHALAIAMLYKDDYARGGFRLLPVVDEAGSATGRQILAHCLVLLPLSLVPTMLDVTGVVYFCGAIVLGLGLTAFAVPILVDASARAARRMLLASVVYLPALLCLMALDRTMPPLR, from the coding sequence ATGAGCGCGTCGTACGAGGCCGCCCGCCCTTTCTCCCGCATCGGGGCTCGTGAGCGGGCGGCCGATTTTCTGGAGCTGACCAAGCCGCGCGTGACCTCGCTGGTCCTGGTCACGACACTCGTCGGTTTCTACCTCGGCTCGAAGGGTCCGCTTGATATCGTCCTCCTCCTCAACACGCTCCTCGGGACGGCCCTGGTCGCCGCCGGCACGAGCGCCCTCAACCAGTATGTGGAGCGCCAGGAGGACGGCCGCATGCTGCGTACGCGCCTGCGGCCTCTGCCTGCCGGGCGGCTGGATCCGGGGCACGCGCTCCTGTTCGCCGCCGTCATTTCGGTCGCCGGACTCCTGCATCTCGTGCTGACGGTCAATCTGATGACCGCCGGACTGGCCGCCCTGACCCTCCTCAGCTACGTGTTCGTGTACACGCCGCTGAAGCGGATCACGACGCTCTGCACGCTGGTCGGGGCGATCCCCGGCGCGCTCCCTCCGCTCGGCGGCTGGACCGCGGCACACGGGGACGTCGCCGCGGGCGGCGTGGCGCTCTTCGCCATCCTGTTCGTGTGGCAGTTGCCGCATGCGCTGGCGATCGCCATGCTGTACAAGGACGACTACGCCCGCGGCGGGTTCCGGCTGCTCCCGGTGGTGGATGAGGCGGGGAGCGCGACCGGCCGCCAGATCCTGGCGCACTGCCTGGTCCTCCTGCCGTTGAGTCTCGTCCCGACGATGCTGGACGTGACCGGCGTCGTGTATTTCTGCGGCGCCATCGTCCTCGGACTGGGCCTGACCGCCTTCGCCGTCCCGATCCTCGTGGACGCCTCGGCCCGGGCCGCGCGGCGAATGCTTCTGGCCTCGGTCGTCTACCTGCCGGCCCTCCTCTGCCTCATGGCCCTCGACCGGACCATGCCTCCGCTGCGGTAG
- a CDS encoding COX15/CtaA family protein codes for MVPFDRRRHRYAVVCACATAVLLVAGGLVTSTGSGLAVPDWPLSFGRLFPPMTGGVLFEHGHRLIAALVGLLTIGLAVWFGRSEPRAWVRRLSYLAIGAVVAQGLLGGLTVLLRLPPSVSVLHACLAQGFFCIVVLLAVCTSREYLEPPPTRPGDGPAPWIPAAVATGLVYAQLILGAVMRHTGAGLAIPDVPLSFGRLVPPLQSFEIAVHFAHRVMAIVVAAAVCVSAAPFLRRRSARVDLVRPARLAVGLVVLQIALGATTVLTRLAVLPATAHVVVGALLLATCLVLTVRAARPAVLRLAVEAPDRGRRDAAVPIIPARATGSPV; via the coding sequence ATGGTTCCCTTCGATCGAAGGCGGCATCGCTATGCCGTCGTCTGTGCCTGCGCCACGGCGGTCCTGCTCGTCGCCGGTGGGCTGGTTACCAGCACCGGCTCCGGGCTCGCCGTGCCGGACTGGCCATTGTCGTTCGGCAGGCTCTTCCCTCCGATGACGGGCGGGGTGCTGTTCGAGCACGGCCACCGGCTCATCGCCGCCCTGGTCGGCCTCCTGACCATCGGCCTGGCCGTCTGGTTCGGCCGGAGCGAGCCGCGGGCCTGGGTGAGACGCCTGTCCTATCTGGCGATCGGAGCGGTCGTGGCGCAGGGCCTCCTGGGCGGACTGACGGTGCTCCTGCGACTGCCCCCCTCGGTCTCGGTCCTGCACGCCTGCCTGGCGCAGGGATTCTTCTGCATCGTCGTGCTGCTGGCGGTCTGCACCTCGAGAGAGTACCTCGAGCCGCCGCCGACGCGCCCCGGGGATGGGCCGGCGCCGTGGATCCCGGCGGCGGTCGCGACCGGCCTGGTGTACGCCCAGCTGATCCTGGGGGCAGTGATGCGGCACACCGGCGCCGGCCTGGCGATCCCGGACGTGCCTCTGTCCTTCGGCCGGCTGGTCCCTCCGCTGCAGTCGTTCGAGATCGCCGTCCACTTCGCGCACCGGGTGATGGCGATCGTGGTCGCCGCCGCGGTGTGTGTCTCCGCCGCGCCCTTCCTGCGGCGCCGTTCGGCGCGAGTCGATCTGGTCCGCCCGGCGCGCCTGGCGGTGGGCCTGGTCGTCCTGCAGATCGCTCTCGGTGCCACCACGGTGCTGACCCGTCTGGCGGTCCTGCCGGCGACGGCACACGTCGTCGTCGGAGCCCTTCTTCTGGCCACCTGCCTCGTGCTGACGGTGCGCGCCGCGCGTCCCGCGGTACTGCGCCTCGCGGTGGAGGCGCCGGACAGGGGGCGCCGGGATGCGGCTGTTCCGATCATCCCCGCCCGTGCCACGGGAAGCCCGGTATGA
- a CDS encoding cbb3-type cytochrome c oxidase subunit I: MAAEHHEPHKQSFVSKYIFSQDHKIIGIQFLFMSLTFMILGGFLAMIVRWQLGFPDKEIPLASVLPESWNPADPAHYNAIFTMHASIMIFLVIIPILAGAFGNFLIPLMIGARDMAFPKLNMLSFWVSLTGGSIVASSFFVEGGTAATGWTAYPPLSADPQYTGVGLGQTLWIVGVLILGTSSIMGAVNYITTIVNMRAPGMHFFRMPLSVWALFITAILQLMATPVLASALGMLLFDRTLGTHFFNPAGGGQVLLWQHLFWFYSHPAVYIMILPSMGFVSDILSTFARKPVFGYKAMVYSLMGIAGLGFIVWGHHMFQSGMNPALGTAFMISTMVIAVPSAIKTFNWLGTLWRGSIHFTPAMLNALAFVSTFIVGGLSGIFMASTPVDMFIHDTYFIVAHLHYVLFGGSLFGVFAAINYWYPKMFGRMMNQTVNTVHALLSFLFFNLTFFPMHILGMAGHMRRIFDPTLYEFLKPLQPMNEFISVNAFLLGATQILFAANFIYSLFAGREAGRNPWNANSLEWSTPSPAPHLNWGEKIPTVYRGPYEYSSPEVTEDFLPQDRPLGVPVPPRATTAPARA; the protein is encoded by the coding sequence ATGGCCGCAGAGCACCACGAGCCGCACAAGCAATCCTTCGTCTCGAAGTACATCTTCTCCCAGGACCACAAGATCATCGGCATCCAGTTCCTGTTCATGAGCCTCACGTTCATGATCCTCGGGGGCTTCCTCGCGATGATCGTGCGCTGGCAGCTCGGCTTCCCGGACAAGGAGATCCCGCTGGCCTCGGTGCTTCCCGAGAGCTGGAACCCCGCCGACCCCGCGCACTACAACGCAATCTTCACCATGCACGCATCGATCATGATCTTCCTGGTGATCATCCCGATCCTCGCGGGGGCGTTCGGGAATTTCCTCATTCCCCTGATGATCGGCGCCAGGGACATGGCGTTCCCGAAGCTGAACATGCTGTCCTTCTGGGTCTCGCTGACCGGCGGCTCGATCGTCGCCTCCTCGTTCTTCGTGGAGGGCGGCACCGCGGCGACCGGATGGACCGCCTACCCGCCCCTCAGCGCCGACCCGCAATACACCGGGGTGGGGCTCGGCCAGACGCTCTGGATCGTCGGCGTCCTCATCCTCGGAACCTCCTCGATCATGGGGGCGGTGAACTACATCACCACGATCGTGAACATGCGCGCCCCCGGCATGCACTTCTTCCGCATGCCGCTGTCGGTGTGGGCGCTGTTCATCACGGCCATCCTGCAGCTGATGGCCACCCCGGTCCTGGCGTCCGCCCTCGGCATGCTGTTGTTCGATCGGACGCTCGGCACGCACTTCTTCAACCCGGCCGGCGGCGGGCAGGTCCTCCTCTGGCAGCACCTGTTCTGGTTCTACTCGCACCCGGCGGTCTACATCATGATCCTGCCGTCCATGGGCTTCGTGTCGGACATCCTCTCGACCTTCGCTCGGAAGCCGGTCTTCGGCTACAAGGCGATGGTTTACTCCCTCATGGGGATCGCCGGGCTGGGGTTCATCGTCTGGGGCCATCACATGTTCCAGAGCGGCATGAACCCGGCGCTCGGCACGGCGTTCATGATCTCGACCATGGTCATCGCCGTGCCCTCGGCGATCAAGACGTTCAACTGGCTCGGCACCCTGTGGCGCGGCTCGATCCATTTCACCCCCGCGATGCTCAACGCGCTGGCCTTCGTCTCCACCTTCATCGTCGGCGGGCTGAGCGGAATCTTCATGGCCTCGACGCCCGTAGACATGTTCATCCATGACACCTACTTCATCGTGGCCCACCTGCACTACGTGCTGTTCGGAGGGAGCCTGTTCGGCGTGTTCGCGGCGATCAATTACTGGTACCCGAAGATGTTCGGCCGCATGATGAACCAGACGGTCAACACCGTGCACGCCCTCCTGTCGTTCCTGTTCTTCAACCTGACCTTCTTCCCGATGCACATCCTGGGGATGGCCGGGCACATGCGGCGCATCTTCGACCCGACGCTGTACGAGTTCCTGAAGCCCCTGCAGCCGATGAACGAGTTCATCAGCGTCAACGCCTTCCTCCTCGGAGCGACGCAGATCCTGTTCGCCGCCAACTTCATCTACAGCCTGTTCGCGGGTCGGGAGGCGGGGCGCAATCCCTGGAACGCGAACTCTCTGGAGTGGTCGACCCCGTCCCCCGCGCCTCACCTCAACTGGGGGGAGAAGATTCCCACGGTCTACCGCGGACCGTACGAGTACAGCTCTCCCGAGGTGACCGAGGATTTCCTGCCGCAGGATCGCCCGCTGGGGGTGCCCGTTCCGCCAAGGGCGACCACGGCTCCGGCACGCGCCTGA
- the coxB gene encoding cytochrome c oxidase subunit II, which yields MHWLPEGVSTYSASIDTMFYVILAVTGTAFVLTEGILFYFALRYRARQGVRATYTHGNSRLEVVWTVVPAVMLVALGLSSKRLWGDIKEHIPATDQEIVVIASQFDWEIHYKGADGKFETPDDVVIHNEMSLPVNEPVKIRLRSKDVIHSFFVPAFRLKQDAVPGLTIDVWVQPTKTGMYEIACAELCGFGHGTMRGQLTVLEPDAFAKWLKEQEANVVPAEVPPA from the coding sequence ATGCACTGGCTGCCCGAAGGCGTTTCGACCTACAGCGCGAGCATCGACACGATGTTCTACGTGATCCTCGCGGTCACGGGAACCGCCTTCGTCCTCACGGAGGGGATCCTGTTCTATTTCGCCCTCCGCTACCGCGCCCGTCAGGGCGTGCGCGCCACCTACACGCACGGCAACTCGAGACTCGAGGTGGTCTGGACGGTGGTGCCCGCCGTGATGCTGGTGGCGCTGGGGCTGAGCAGCAAGCGTCTGTGGGGGGACATCAAGGAGCACATCCCGGCGACGGACCAGGAGATCGTGGTGATCGCCTCGCAGTTCGACTGGGAAATCCACTACAAGGGGGCCGACGGGAAGTTCGAGACGCCCGACGACGTGGTGATCCACAACGAGATGAGCCTCCCCGTGAACGAGCCCGTGAAGATCCGGCTGCGGTCCAAGGACGTCATCCACAGCTTCTTCGTGCCGGCGTTCCGTCTGAAGCAGGACGCGGTCCCCGGGCTGACCATCGATGTCTGGGTGCAGCCCACGAAGACCGGCATGTACGAGATCGCCTGCGCCGAGCTGTGCGGTTTCGGACACGGCACGATGCGCGGCCAGCTCACCGTGCTGGAGCCGGACGCCTTCGCGAAGTGGCTGAAGGAACAGGAGGCGAACGTCGTCCCGGCGGAAGTCCCGCCCGCATGA
- a CDS encoding ATP-binding cassette domain-containing protein: MSSPAAVAVHGLVHDYGASRVLRGVDFTVGQGEIFGLLGPNGGGKTTLFRILATLMRPVGGRALVFGHDVVREAREVRRSIGVVFQSPALDRRLTVRENLDVQGRLYGLGGGDLRRTTDEMLERLRLLDRAESRVDRLSGGLMRRAEIAKGLLHRPRLLLMDEPSSGLDPGARQDLWDLLRDLRERFGTTLLLTTHLMEEADRCDRLAILSEGTLVAVGTPRALKSEIGGDVIVIATGAPAEVRDGIESRFGGPVQVVDGTVRLERPRGHELIPRIVEAFADRIDAVTLGRPTLLDVFIHKTGHRFLGDQAA, translated from the coding sequence ATGAGCTCTCCCGCCGCGGTCGCGGTCCATGGGCTGGTGCACGATTACGGCGCGTCCCGTGTCCTGCGCGGCGTCGACTTCACCGTCGGCCAGGGGGAGATCTTCGGTCTGCTGGGACCGAACGGTGGCGGCAAGACGACGCTGTTCCGCATCCTCGCGACCCTGATGCGACCGGTCGGCGGGCGGGCCCTCGTCTTCGGGCACGACGTGGTGCGGGAGGCGCGCGAAGTGCGCCGGTCGATCGGCGTCGTGTTCCAGTCGCCGGCCCTCGATCGCAGGCTCACGGTGCGGGAGAACCTCGACGTGCAGGGTCGACTCTACGGACTGGGCGGCGGAGATCTCCGCAGGACCACGGACGAGATGCTGGAACGCCTGCGCCTGCTGGACCGGGCGGAGAGCCGGGTGGATCGACTGTCGGGCGGACTGATGCGTCGCGCCGAGATCGCCAAGGGGCTCCTGCATAGGCCGCGTCTCCTGCTGATGGACGAGCCGTCCTCCGGGCTCGACCCGGGCGCGCGTCAGGACCTGTGGGACCTCCTGCGCGATCTGCGCGAGCGCTTCGGAACGACCCTCCTCCTGACCACGCACCTGATGGAGGAGGCGGATCGCTGCGATCGGCTGGCGATCCTGAGCGAGGGGACGCTGGTGGCCGTGGGCACGCCGCGCGCGCTGAAGAGCGAGATCGGCGGCGACGTCATCGTCATCGCGACCGGCGCACCGGCCGAGGTGCGCGACGGGATCGAGAGCCGCTTCGGCGGCCCCGTGCAGGTCGTGGATGGCACGGTCCGTCTCGAGCGGCCCCGTGGTCACGAGCTGATCCCGCGCATCGTGGAGGCGTTCGCGGATCGCATCGACGCCGTGACGCTGGGGAGACCGACGCTGCTGGACGTCTTCATCCACAAGACGGGGCACCGCTTCCTGGGGGACCAGGCGGCATGA
- a CDS encoding ABC transporter permease, producing the protein MRPPFGAVRALVWREVIRFLRDRNRVLGALLQPIMFWALFGSGLRASFHPPVPGGSIPYEEYFFPGVVVMILLFTAIFSTVSIIEDRREGFLQSVLVAPVPRSIVVLGKVLGGTCLALAQGLVLLVLAPLAGIGLTPAVLGESCLVLIPLAFALTALSFCIAWRMESTQGFHAVMTVFLMPLWLLSGAPFPSLGAPAWLRALILANPVTYGLAALRRVLYPATAPVVAGLPSLGLSLVVTLAFCLLTFGGALTLARRTTRSAGA; encoded by the coding sequence ATGAGACCGCCGTTCGGAGCCGTCCGGGCCCTCGTGTGGCGCGAGGTGATCCGCTTCCTGCGGGACCGCAACCGGGTCCTCGGGGCCCTGCTGCAGCCGATCATGTTCTGGGCGCTGTTCGGATCGGGTCTCAGGGCCTCGTTCCACCCGCCGGTGCCCGGCGGCTCGATTCCGTACGAGGAGTACTTCTTCCCCGGCGTGGTCGTGATGATCCTCCTGTTCACCGCGATCTTCTCCACGGTGTCGATCATCGAAGACCGGCGCGAGGGGTTCCTGCAGTCCGTCCTGGTGGCGCCGGTCCCCCGCTCGATCGTCGTTCTCGGCAAGGTCCTGGGCGGGACCTGCCTGGCGCTTGCGCAGGGGCTGGTCCTGCTCGTCCTCGCTCCCCTGGCCGGCATCGGGCTCACTCCCGCCGTGCTGGGCGAGTCGTGCCTGGTTCTGATCCCACTGGCCTTCGCCCTGACGGCCCTGTCGTTCTGCATCGCCTGGCGCATGGAATCGACGCAGGGGTTTCACGCCGTCATGACGGTCTTCCTGATGCCCCTGTGGCTCCTGTCCGGGGCGCCGTTCCCGTCCCTCGGTGCGCCCGCGTGGCTGCGGGCGCTCATCCTGGCGAACCCGGTGACTTACGGCCTGGCGGCGCTGCGTCGCGTGCTCTACCCGGCCACGGCACCGGTCGTGGCGGGCCTGCCGTCGCTGGGTCTGTCGCTCGTCGTGACGCTCGCGTTCTGCCTCCTGACGTTCGGCGGCGCCCTGACCCTGGCTCGCCGCACCACGCGCTCGGCAGGCGCATGA
- a CDS encoding DUF420 domain-containing protein: protein MSVSELPALNASLNAASAVLLSFGYVCIRRRRIAAHRVCMLLALLTSALFLASYLTYHYHAGSMPFRGTGWTRPAYFTLLISHTILAAAVVPLALVTVTRAARGRFDRHVAIARYTLPIWMYVSITGVVIYVVLYGLAWPRP from the coding sequence ATGAGCGTGTCCGAGCTGCCGGCGCTGAACGCCTCGCTGAACGCGGCGAGCGCAGTCCTCCTGTCATTCGGATACGTCTGCATAAGACGAAGGCGGATCGCGGCGCACCGCGTCTGCATGCTCCTGGCGCTCCTGACGTCGGCGCTCTTCCTCGCGTCGTACCTCACCTACCACTACCATGCCGGCTCCATGCCTTTCCGGGGAACCGGCTGGACCCGACCCGCCTATTTCACCCTCCTGATCAGTCATACGATCCTCGCGGCCGCCGTCGTGCCGCTGGCCCTGGTCACGGTGACGCGGGCCGCGAGGGGACGCTTCGACCGGCACGTCGCTATCGCGCGCTACACGCTGCCGATCTGGATGTACGTGTCCATCACCGGGGTCGTCATCTACGTGGTGCTGTACGGTCTCGCCTGGCCCCGGCCCTGA
- a CDS encoding NADH-quinone oxidoreductase subunit B family protein encodes MALLFSKMWRTGIVTEDLGPGGPETLRVARAIEERTRLLLGRSLAIREVDAGSCNGCEIEITALASPVYDCERFGVRFVASPRHADMLLVTGPVTRNMELPLRKTWEATPDPKLVVAVGDCARTCGVFASSYAVIGGVDRVVPVDLFVDGCPPEPADILRGILMALDRLPGRA; translated from the coding sequence GTGGCTCTGTTGTTCTCGAAGATGTGGCGCACCGGGATCGTCACCGAGGATCTCGGCCCCGGCGGTCCTGAGACGCTGCGCGTGGCGCGCGCGATCGAGGAGCGCACGCGACTCCTCCTGGGGCGGTCCCTCGCGATCCGCGAGGTCGACGCCGGCTCCTGCAACGGCTGCGAAATCGAGATCACCGCCCTCGCCAGCCCCGTCTACGACTGCGAGCGCTTCGGCGTCCGCTTCGTGGCCTCGCCCCGCCACGCCGACATGCTCCTCGTCACCGGGCCCGTGACACGCAACATGGAGCTGCCGCTGCGCAAGACCTGGGAGGCGACCCCCGACCCGAAGCTCGTCGTCGCCGTGGGCGACTGCGCCCGCACCTGCGGCGTGTTCGCCTCGTCTTATGCGGTCATCGGAGGCGTCGACCGGGTGGTCCCGGTCGATCTGTTCGTCGACGGCTGCCCGCCGGAGCCTGCCGACATCCTGCGCGGCATCCTGATGGCGCTCGACCGCCTGCCGGGACGGGCATGA
- the hyfB gene encoding hydrogenase 4 subunit B, whose amino-acid sequence MTSTDAVIGCLVVMGAGYLGAALLAVLRAGRRSGVALVTCGSVAGSAAAILALLSDAQAGLGFPSPLPDLALVFHLDALGAAFLLLIGLVGAPAAIYSLEYAPGGHSAGGGRLAGTMLPLFLLSMSLVVLAANVFTFLLSWEGMSLASYLLVIDEGDSRERRSAGRWYAGMAHAGFALIAAALWLLGAKTTGATFVEIREAAATLPSVVRDVVFLLALSGFGSKAGLVPLHVWLPRVHPEAPSHVSALMSGVMLKLGIYGLLRVGLDLLGGGPAWWGGLLLALGVMSALGGILSALVENDLKRLLAHSSVENIGIICIALGIGFVFRACGMTGLAILALAAALYHAINHAAFKGLLFLGSGAILQATGTRNMEEMGGLIKRMPRTAALFLIGAAAIAALPPLNGFASEWMIFQSLLAGATLPYPFMAAMMAVAAGILALTGGLAAACFVKAFGIPFLAMPRSLRSAEAREAPSSMQLAMGVLATACVLLGVLPFLMAPLLSNAFRDLPGLSGVQAAFRIGVVMEAGPGAAGVSPTILALCLLVAGALLPCALLAIGAARTARRAETWGCGRATQTARMEYTSTAFAEPLRRVFTDLYRPTKDIAIDFHPESKYFVRSIQYKSSIRTWLENTFYRPLFDLARPLAGTGRLIQSGSLHVYVAYIVAALLLLLLLARWL is encoded by the coding sequence ATGACCTCGACCGATGCGGTGATCGGCTGTCTCGTGGTGATGGGGGCCGGCTACCTGGGGGCGGCCCTGCTGGCCGTGCTGCGCGCCGGTCGCAGGTCGGGTGTGGCTCTGGTCACATGCGGATCGGTGGCGGGCTCCGCCGCGGCGATCCTGGCGCTTCTGTCGGACGCGCAGGCCGGCCTGGGGTTCCCATCGCCCCTACCCGATCTCGCGCTCGTCTTCCATCTCGATGCCCTCGGCGCCGCGTTCCTCCTCCTGATCGGACTCGTCGGCGCGCCGGCGGCAATCTACTCGCTCGAATACGCGCCCGGCGGCCACTCCGCCGGAGGCGGCCGGCTCGCCGGGACGATGCTTCCCCTGTTCCTGCTCTCCATGAGTCTCGTCGTCCTGGCCGCGAACGTCTTCACGTTCCTGCTTTCGTGGGAAGGGATGTCGCTCGCTTCGTACCTCCTGGTGATCGACGAGGGAGACTCCCGCGAGCGCCGGAGCGCCGGCCGCTGGTACGCCGGGATGGCGCACGCCGGATTCGCCCTGATCGCGGCCGCGTTGTGGCTTCTGGGTGCCAAGACCACGGGGGCGACCTTCGTCGAGATTCGCGAGGCGGCCGCGACTCTTCCATCCGTGGTTCGCGATGTCGTCTTCCTGCTGGCGCTCTCCGGCTTCGGCTCGAAAGCGGGTCTCGTCCCCCTGCACGTCTGGCTGCCGCGGGTCCACCCCGAGGCGCCCAGCCATGTGTCGGCGCTGATGTCCGGCGTCATGCTCAAGCTGGGGATCTACGGGCTCCTGCGCGTCGGCCTCGATCTCCTGGGGGGCGGACCGGCGTGGTGGGGCGGTCTTCTTCTTGCGCTCGGGGTGATGTCCGCGCTGGGCGGCATCCTTTCGGCCCTCGTCGAGAACGACCTGAAACGCCTTCTGGCGCACAGCAGCGTCGAGAACATCGGCATCATCTGCATCGCTCTCGGCATCGGGTTCGTGTTCCGGGCCTGCGGCATGACCGGGCTCGCCATCCTGGCGCTGGCGGCGGCGCTGTACCACGCGATCAATCACGCGGCGTTCAAGGGTCTCCTGTTCCTCGGCTCGGGCGCAATCCTGCAGGCGACCGGTACGCGCAACATGGAGGAGATGGGGGGACTCATCAAGAGGATGCCGCGGACGGCGGCCCTGTTCCTGATCGGCGCCGCGGCCATCGCGGCGTTGCCGCCGCTCAATGGGTTCGCCAGCGAATGGATGATCTTCCAGTCCCTCCTCGCCGGGGCCACCCTCCCCTATCCGTTCATGGCCGCGATGATGGCCGTGGCCGCGGGCATACTGGCGCTCACCGGCGGACTCGCGGCCGCCTGCTTCGTCAAGGCGTTCGGCATCCCCTTCCTTGCGATGCCGCGCTCGCTCCGATCCGCCGAGGCGCGGGAAGCGCCCTCATCGATGCAGCTCGCGATGGGCGTGCTCGCCACGGCCTGCGTCCTGCTCGGAGTCCTGCCCTTCCTGATGGCGCCGCTCCTGTCGAACGCCTTCCGCGATCTGCCGGGACTGTCCGGCGTCCAGGCCGCCTTCAGGATAGGCGTCGTGATGGAGGCGGGACCGGGCGCGGCCGGCGTCTCTCCGACCATCCTGGCCCTGTGCCTGCTGGTCGCGGGCGCTCTCCTGCCGTGTGCCCTGCTCGCGATCGGCGCGGCGCGTACCGCGCGGCGGGCGGAGACCTGGGGCTGCGGCCGCGCCACACAGACGGCGCGCATGGAATACACCAGTACAGCCTTCGCCGAGCCGCTGCGCCGGGTGTTCACCGATCTCTACAGGCCGACGAAGGACATCGCGATCGATTTTCACCCGGAGTCGAAGTACTTCGTGCGCTCGATCCAGTACAAGAGCAGTATCCGGACCTGGCTGGAGAATACCTTCTACAGACCCCTGTTCGACCTTGCGCGACCTCTGGCGGGCACCGGGCGGCTCATCCAGAGCGGTTCGCTGCACGTGTACGTCGCCTACATCGTGGCGGCGCTCCTGCTCCTCCTGCTGCTCGCGAGGTGGCTGTGA
- a CDS encoding NADH-quinone oxidoreductase subunit H encodes MVPYLLEGLQGFLTLALSPGLIGFVRLLKARMQGRRGPGILQPYRDLAKLLNKERVVSTQASWIFHAAPGILFASTLVAGLLVPLVAAPLPLDRVGDLVVVVYLLLLGTFFLALAGLDTASAFGGMGSSRAMTIAALAEPTIALAIFGMAVAAGSTNLGEIVARTLSHPEATLSAGHLMAFAALFIVMLAETGRLPVDNPATHLELTMIHEAMTLEYSGPYLALVEWSGQMKFFLFLALLSNLVFPWGVSVEMTPGAILVGVGALVLKLVVLATGLAILETRLSKLRLFRVPELLGVSFLLALLAITSSFLVR; translated from the coding sequence ATGGTCCCTTACCTGCTCGAGGGGCTGCAAGGGTTCCTGACCCTGGCGCTTTCGCCTGGACTCATCGGGTTCGTCCGCCTGCTCAAGGCGCGCATGCAGGGACGGCGCGGGCCGGGGATCCTCCAGCCGTACCGCGATCTCGCGAAGCTTCTGAACAAGGAGCGGGTCGTCTCGACGCAGGCGTCCTGGATCTTCCACGCCGCCCCCGGCATCCTGTTCGCCTCGACGCTCGTCGCCGGTCTCCTGGTGCCCCTCGTCGCCGCTCCCCTGCCTCTCGACCGTGTCGGCGATCTCGTGGTCGTGGTGTACCTGCTTCTCCTCGGCACCTTTTTCCTGGCCCTCGCCGGGCTCGACACGGCCTCGGCCTTCGGGGGGATGGGTTCCAGCCGGGCCATGACGATCGCCGCTCTGGCCGAGCCCACGATTGCCCTGGCGATCTTCGGCATGGCGGTGGCGGCCGGCTCGACCAATCTGGGGGAGATCGTGGCGCGCACCCTCAGCCATCCCGAGGCGACCCTCAGCGCCGGCCATCTGATGGCCTTCGCGGCCCTGTTCATCGTCATGCTGGCGGAGACCGGCCGCCTGCCGGTGGACAACCCCGCGACCCATCTCGAGCTCACGATGATCCACGAGGCGATGACCCTGGAATATTCGGGCCCCTATCTGGCCCTGGTGGAGTGGTCCGGGCAGATGAAGTTCTTCTTGTTCCTGGCGCTCCTGTCGAACCTGGTCTTCCCCTGGGGCGTGTCGGTCGAGATGACGCCGGGGGCGATCCTCGTCGGAGTCGGGGCCCTCGTCCTCAAGCTCGTCGTCCTGGCCACCGGTCTCGCGATCCTCGAGACCCGGCTGTCGAAGCTGCGCCTGTTCCGCGTCCCCGAGCTCCTGGGTGTTTCGTTCCTCCTGGCGCTTCTGGCGATCACCTCCTCATTCCTGGTGAGGTAA